One genomic window of Deinococcus sedimenti includes the following:
- a CDS encoding Fur family transcriptional regulator, whose translation MTMVRQTKQRAAVIDVLRSARSHPDAAWIHAQVREQLPSVSLGTVYRTLDALVRDGVVVTLERAGQATRYDWREGDAHHHAVCRSCGAIFDVDAGDVPAVPASALPAGFQVTDVRLEFMGVCPACQTQN comes from the coding sequence ATGACGATGGTGCGGCAGACCAAGCAGCGGGCAGCGGTGATCGACGTGCTGCGCTCGGCCCGGTCCCATCCGGACGCCGCGTGGATTCACGCGCAGGTGCGCGAGCAGCTGCCCAGCGTGAGCCTGGGGACCGTGTACCGCACGCTGGACGCCCTGGTGCGTGACGGGGTGGTCGTGACGCTGGAACGCGCCGGGCAGGCCACCCGTTACGACTGGCGCGAGGGCGACGCCCACCACCACGCCGTGTGCCGCAGCTGCGGCGCGATCTTCGACGTGGACGCCGGGGACGTGCCCGCCGTGCCCGCCTCGGCGCTGCCCGCCGGGTTCCAGGTGACGGACGTCCGCCTGGAATTCATGGGCGTCTGCCCCGCCTGCCAGACGCAGAACTGA
- a CDS encoding biotin--[acetyl-CoA-carboxylase] ligase has translation MPERLLPLLTTQPQTGDALGARLGVNRVTVNTLARRLQEDGVPVQVSRAGYALHPDAPAPAQVTPTGLMGAALRYHGTVTSTQDALRAWADEAHDPAPHGAVLTAERQTAGRGRRGRAWDTTHGTLVFSVLLRHGPGGGPLSLPHLALLPLAAGVALARAAGMGGLKWPNDLLAPDRRKLAGILLEADLRGEEARRAVLGIGVNVSAAPDGAAHLREFRPDLTRADLLTDLLRELHTWLDAPPHEVLRAWREASVTLGQPVRVQTPHGPVDGTALDLDPSGSLIVQTPAGPLTVGAGDVQLIGTLT, from the coding sequence ATGCCCGAGCGCCTCCTGCCCCTCCTGACCACGCAGCCCCAGACCGGGGACGCGCTGGGCGCGCGACTGGGCGTGAACCGCGTGACGGTCAACACCCTGGCCCGCCGCCTGCAGGAGGACGGGGTTCCCGTGCAGGTCAGCCGCGCCGGGTATGCCCTGCACCCCGACGCCCCCGCGCCCGCGCAGGTCACGCCGACCGGGCTGATGGGGGCCGCGCTCCGCTACCACGGCACCGTGACGAGCACCCAGGACGCCCTGCGCGCCTGGGCGGACGAGGCCCACGATCCCGCCCCGCACGGCGCGGTCCTGACCGCCGAACGGCAGACCGCCGGGCGCGGGCGGCGCGGGCGCGCCTGGGACACCACGCACGGCACGCTGGTGTTCAGCGTCCTGCTGCGGCACGGTCCCGGCGGCGGCCCGCTCAGCCTCCCGCACCTGGCGCTGCTGCCCCTGGCGGCGGGCGTCGCGCTGGCCCGCGCGGCGGGCATGGGGGGCCTGAAGTGGCCGAACGACCTGCTCGCCCCGGACCGCCGCAAACTGGCGGGCATCCTGCTGGAAGCCGACCTGCGCGGCGAGGAGGCCCGCCGGGCGGTGCTGGGCATCGGCGTGAACGTCAGCGCCGCGCCGGACGGGGCCGCGCACCTGCGCGAGTTCCGCCCCGACCTGACCCGCGCGGACCTCCTGACGGACCTGCTGCGGGAACTGCACACCTGGCTGGACGCCCCGCCGCACGAGGTGCTGCGCGCGTGGCGTGAGGCCAGCGTCACCCTCGGGCAGCCCGTGCGTGTGCAGACCCCGCACGGCCCCGTGGACGGCACCGCCCTCGACCTCGACCCCAGCGGCAGCCTGATCGTGCAGACGCCCGCCGGACCCCTCACCGTCGGTGCGGGCGACGTGCAGCTCATCGGCACCCTCACCTGA
- the recA gene encoding recombinase RecA: MSKEKDITAAPTDAKERAKAIETAMSQIEKAFGKGSIMKLGAESKLDVQAVSTGSLSLDLALGVGGVPKGRVTEIYGPESGGKTTLALSIVAQSQKAGGTCAFIDAEHALDPVYARALGVNTDELLVSQPDNGEQALEIMELLVRSGAVDVVVVDSVAALTPRAEIEGEMGDSLPGLQARLMSQALRKLTAILSKTGTAAIFINQVREKIGVMYGNPETTTGGRALKFYSSVRLDVRKIGQPVKMGNDAIGNTVKVKTVKNKVAPPFKEVELTLMYGKGFDQLSDLVTLASDMEIIKKAGSFYSYNDERIGQGKEKAIAYIAERPEMEAEIRTRVLGAIKDGRDPLAAVPTVAE, translated from the coding sequence ATGAGCAAAGAAAAAGACATCACCGCCGCCCCCACCGACGCCAAGGAACGCGCCAAGGCCATCGAGACCGCCATGAGCCAGATCGAGAAGGCGTTCGGCAAGGGCTCGATCATGAAACTCGGCGCCGAGAGCAAACTCGACGTGCAGGCCGTCAGCACCGGCAGCCTGTCACTCGACCTCGCGCTGGGCGTGGGCGGCGTACCCAAGGGCCGCGTCACCGAGATCTACGGCCCGGAATCCGGCGGCAAGACCACCCTGGCGCTGAGCATCGTCGCGCAGTCCCAGAAGGCCGGCGGCACCTGCGCGTTCATCGACGCCGAGCACGCCCTGGACCCCGTGTACGCCCGCGCGCTGGGCGTGAACACCGACGAACTGCTCGTCTCGCAGCCCGACAACGGCGAGCAGGCGCTGGAAATCATGGAGCTCCTCGTGCGCAGCGGCGCCGTGGACGTCGTCGTCGTGGACTCCGTGGCCGCCCTGACACCCCGCGCGGAAATCGAGGGGGAGATGGGCGACAGCCTCCCCGGCCTGCAAGCCCGCCTGATGAGCCAGGCGCTGCGCAAACTCACCGCAATCCTCAGCAAGACCGGCACCGCCGCCATCTTCATCAACCAGGTCCGCGAGAAGATCGGCGTGATGTACGGCAACCCCGAAACCACCACCGGCGGCCGCGCCCTGAAGTTCTACTCCAGCGTCCGCCTGGACGTCCGCAAGATCGGCCAGCCCGTCAAGATGGGCAACGACGCCATCGGCAACACCGTCAAGGTCAAGACCGTCAAGAACAAGGTCGCGCCGCCCTTCAAGGAAGTCGAACTGACCCTGATGTACGGCAAGGGCTTCGACCAACTTTCAGACCTCGTGACGCTCGCCAGCGACATGGAGATCATCAAGAAGGCCGGATCGTTCTACTCCTACAACGACGAACGCATCGGCCAGGGCAAGGAGAAGGCCATCGCGTACATCGCCGAGCGCCCCGAGATGGAAGCCGAGATCCGCACCCGCGTCCTCGGCGCGATCAAGGACGGCCGCGACCCGCTGGCCGCCGTGCCCACCGTCGCGGAGTAA
- a CDS encoding biotin transporter BioY, with product MTLTHPTLARQLAPTPSLLRDVLLVVGGAAFVAVLAQAEVPLKPVPLTLQTLGVLLVGAALGWKRALAALAVYVAAGAAGLPVLAGGSAGLMNAAGTGLRASIGYLFSYPLAAALVGFLVERYALDRKFLGTCLAMLAGSALIYAVGLPVLGALTGLKGGALLTAGLTPFIIGDTIKLLLAALLLPTAWKFIRK from the coding sequence ATGACCCTGACCCACCCCACCCTCGCCCGCCAGCTCGCCCCCACCCCCAGCCTCCTGCGCGACGTGCTGCTCGTCGTGGGCGGCGCCGCGTTCGTCGCCGTGCTCGCCCAGGCCGAGGTGCCCCTCAAGCCCGTGCCGCTGACCCTGCAGACGCTCGGCGTGCTGCTCGTCGGCGCGGCCCTCGGCTGGAAACGCGCGCTGGCGGCGCTGGCCGTGTACGTCGCCGCCGGGGCCGCCGGACTGCCCGTCCTGGCAGGCGGGTCCGCCGGACTGATGAACGCCGCCGGGACCGGCCTGCGCGCCAGCATCGGCTACCTGTTCAGCTACCCGCTGGCCGCCGCCCTCGTCGGCTTCCTGGTGGAACGCTACGCACTGGACCGCAAGTTCCTCGGCACCTGCCTCGCCATGCTCGCGGGCAGCGCCCTCATCTACGCCGTGGGCCTCCCGGTGCTGGGCGCGCTGACCGGCCTGAAGGGCGGCGCGCTCCTGACCGCCGGCCTGACCCCCTTCATCATCGGGGACACCATCAAACTGCTGCTGGCCGCGCTGCTGCTGCCCACCGCCTGGAAATTCATCCGCAAATAA
- a CDS encoding four-helix bundle copper-binding protein, whose translation MTETMIRECIDACLACVEACEACATACLAEPHLDIMRACVRLDRDCADVCALTARLLMRGSDLHMQACALCAEACEACAAECGQHEHDHCQRCAEACRQCAEVCRKMAA comes from the coding sequence ATGACCGAAACCATGATCCGGGAGTGCATCGACGCGTGTCTGGCCTGCGTGGAGGCGTGCGAGGCGTGCGCGACGGCGTGCCTGGCCGAGCCGCATCTCGACATAATGCGGGCGTGTGTCCGGCTGGACCGGGACTGCGCGGACGTGTGCGCGTTGACGGCGCGGCTGTTGATGCGCGGCAGTGACCTGCACATGCAGGCGTGTGCGCTGTGTGCCGAGGCGTGCGAGGCCTGCGCGGCGGAGTGCGGGCAGCATGAGCATGATCACTGCCAGCGCTGCGCGGAGGCGTGCCGTCAGTGCGCGGAAGTATGCCGGAAGATGGCGGCCTGA
- a CDS encoding CinA family nicotinamide mononucleotide deamidase-related protein produces the protein MPIAEIISVGTELLFGEIVDSNAAFLARELGARGLTLHHKSVVGDNLGRLQAAIERALDRADLLILGGGLGPTDDDLTREAIAAALNETPQVDEAQLIHLRGLFEARGRAMPDTNRKQAWLIPSAEALPNPVGTAPGWFVRTTRGGQPKLIAALPGPPREMRRMWTEQVLSRLPLPTTALEHVTVHTHGIGESLIAERLGHLTRQANPSVATYARLTGVDVRVAASAPTSDEARAQLTPVLDEVRGVLREWTWGEDDQTLAGTVQAALAGRTLGVIEAGSAGVLCTLLAEQPGFLDAAVTQDHRRLITLGLTPVTLQGDGLVSEAGARELAAGAREHLGANLGLAVVVCTSGEGAGQAHVALSDGARVAAAGLNWPGDPAQLRERAAAAALALAARTLPGWTP, from the coding sequence ATGCCCATAGCAGAAATCATCAGTGTCGGCACCGAGTTGCTGTTCGGCGAAATCGTCGACAGCAACGCCGCGTTCCTCGCCCGTGAACTGGGCGCGCGCGGCCTGACGCTGCACCACAAATCCGTCGTCGGGGACAACCTCGGTCGACTTCAGGCGGCCATCGAACGGGCGCTGGACCGCGCCGACCTGCTCATCCTAGGCGGCGGCCTGGGCCCCACCGACGACGACCTGACCCGCGAGGCCATCGCCGCCGCACTGAACGAGACGCCGCAGGTGGACGAGGCGCAGCTGATCCACCTGCGCGGCCTGTTCGAGGCGCGCGGCCGGGCCATGCCCGACACGAACCGCAAGCAGGCGTGGCTGATCCCGTCCGCCGAGGCGCTGCCCAACCCGGTCGGCACCGCGCCGGGCTGGTTCGTCCGCACCACTCGCGGCGGGCAGCCGAAACTGATCGCGGCGCTGCCCGGCCCGCCGCGCGAGATGCGCCGCATGTGGACCGAGCAGGTCCTGTCGCGCCTGCCGCTGCCCACAACGGCGCTGGAGCACGTCACCGTCCACACGCACGGCATCGGCGAGAGCCTGATCGCCGAGCGGCTGGGGCACCTGACCCGGCAGGCGAACCCCAGTGTCGCCACGTACGCCCGCCTGACCGGCGTGGACGTGCGCGTGGCGGCCAGCGCCCCCACCTCCGATGAGGCCCGCGCGCAGCTGACCCCCGTGCTGGACGAGGTGCGCGGCGTGCTGCGCGAGTGGACCTGGGGCGAGGACGACCAGACCCTGGCGGGCACCGTGCAGGCCGCCCTAGCCGGGCGGACCCTGGGCGTGATCGAGGCGGGCAGCGCGGGCGTGCTGTGCACCCTGCTGGCCGAGCAGCCGGGATTTCTGGACGCGGCGGTCACGCAGGATCACCGCCGCCTGATCACGCTGGGCCTGACCCCCGTAACGTTGCAGGGGGACGGGCTGGTCAGCGAGGCGGGCGCGCGGGAACTGGCCGCCGGGGCGCGCGAGCACCTGGGGGCCAACCTGGGCCTCGCGGTGGTCGTGTGCACCAGTGGCGAGGGGGCCGGGCAGGCGCATGTCGCGCTGAGTGACGGCGCGCGGGTCGCCGCAGCGGGCCTGAACTGGCCGGGCGATCCGGCCCAGCTGCGCGAGCGGGCCGCGGCAGCGGCGCTGGCCCTCGCGGCCCGCACCCTGCCAGGATGGACCCCATGA
- the thpR gene encoding RNA 2',3'-cyclic phosphodiesterase encodes MTDPRPKRPARPTSQPGPKAGARPGPKAAGKGRGAPDTHTPITQRLFFALPVPADVTPALVAAQGKLRGNWRSVPADQMHVTLAYLPAVPHDRVDDLKKLGTRLFTDAAPLDLKLRGTGYFPNEGSPRVWFVKVEAEGLNELAAALRAEIQALGLSTDDLPFKAHVTLARKKGPAPRVPPILFPKHWTAGSAGLHRSILRKTGPIHETVSTFRLRGTPATPAPATEPAPDEAIQETP; translated from the coding sequence ATGACCGACCCCCGCCCGAAACGCCCCGCCCGTCCCACCAGCCAGCCCGGACCCAAAGCTGGCGCCCGGCCCGGCCCGAAAGCTGCCGGGAAGGGACGCGGCGCGCCCGACACCCACACCCCCATCACGCAGCGCCTCTTCTTCGCGCTGCCCGTCCCGGCGGACGTCACGCCCGCACTCGTCGCGGCGCAGGGGAAACTGCGCGGCAACTGGCGCTCGGTCCCGGCAGACCAGATGCACGTCACGCTGGCGTACCTCCCGGCCGTCCCGCACGACCGGGTGGACGACCTGAAGAAGCTCGGCACGCGCCTCTTCACGGACGCCGCGCCGCTGGACCTGAAACTGCGCGGCACCGGGTACTTCCCCAACGAGGGCAGCCCCCGCGTGTGGTTCGTGAAGGTCGAAGCCGAGGGCCTGAACGAACTGGCCGCCGCGCTGCGCGCAGAAATCCAGGCACTCGGCCTGAGCACCGACGACCTCCCCTTCAAGGCGCACGTCACGCTGGCCCGCAAGAAAGGCCCCGCGCCGCGCGTCCCCCCGATCCTCTTCCCCAAACACTGGACGGCCGGCAGCGCCGGGCTGCACCGCAGCATCCTGCGCAAGACCGGCCCCATTCACGAAACCGTCAGCACCTTCCGCCTGCGCGGCACACCCGCCACCCCCGCCCCCGCGACCGAACCGGCCCCGGACGAGGCTATCCAGGAGACGCCATGA